From one Rosa rugosa chromosome 4, drRosRugo1.1, whole genome shotgun sequence genomic stretch:
- the LOC133746067 gene encoding uncharacterized protein LOC133746067: MDPIPIKILKFQAIHKHKKHQYQPLSNHFFYCLAALTCSLFCSSPLWFPSFFSSMKGFFFGFVPMMSSIFLSSKFVFILGNLIVVALVGESKIFSTVSSPPNIHVEYEESIKRCQRFQPSSTYKEKEPEEVNSLVEERVILKNPLIEERVLKMSSYGDGDQAIEGKGCKEQSKESVVEEVKEDIDDEDEELSVPEDQQFNKRADDFIARVNERRRYELLLCNGE, encoded by the coding sequence ATGGATCCCATTCCCATCAAGATTCTGAAGTTTCAAGCAATTCACAAGCACAAGAAGCATCAATATCAGCCTTTGAGCAATCACTTCTTTTATTGTTTGGCAGCATTAACTTGCAGTCTTTTTTGTTCTAGCCCTTTGTggtttccttcatttttttcttccatGAAGggttttttctttggttttgtgCCAATGATGAGCTCAATCTTCTTGAGCTCCAAGTTTGTGTTCATACTAGGCAACCTCATTGTTGTTGCCCTTGTAGGAGAATCCAAAATCTTTTCCACAGTCTCTTCTCCACCTAATATTCATGTTGAATATGAGGAAAGTATCAAAAGGTGCCAAAGGTTTCAGCCCTCTTCAACCTACAAAGAGAAGGAACCTGAAGAGGTGAACTCTCTTGTTGAAGAAAGGGTAATACTGAAGAACCCTCTTATTGAAGAAAGGGTACTGAAGATGAGCTCTTATGGAGATGGAGATCAAGCTATAGAAGGAAAAGGGTGTAAGGAACAAAGTAAGGAATCAGTAGTGGAGGAGGTGAAAGAGGATATAGATGACGAAGATGAAGAGCTCAGTGTGCCTGAGGACCAGCAATTCAACAAAAGAGCTGATGATTTCATTGCAAGGGTCAATGAAAGAAGGAGATA